A single window of Paenibacillus sp. SYP-B4298 DNA harbors:
- a CDS encoding phosphotransferase family protein: MNSLTKRWLTPEELSSIVTKAFGSLSLLTYDELKEGFYSSAYALSLSDGRRVVLKVAPPDNVTRMRHEKDIMRVEVEVMRMLKQQTDLPFPGIYLYDRSLDIIDSDYFLMEHLNGQPYHKLKDQFTEEQQAAIEHQLGTLNRRINALKGPAFGSIIFPEKQSTSWHSAFMMMAEDALQDCADAAVELPAPIETLRQYFVDGREAMAEVQTPSLVHWDLWNGNVFVDEQTGSISGLIDCERAFWGDPLMEYYFRPFESSPAFLQGYGLHPQTTAERERMLRYDLYLYLILHVEGVFRGYNNPEHQQRALENLQQFWGQISQQT; encoded by the coding sequence ATGAACAGTCTCACCAAGCGCTGGCTCACCCCCGAAGAGCTCTCCTCGATCGTAACCAAGGCATTCGGCAGCCTCTCTCTGCTCACGTATGATGAGCTGAAGGAAGGGTTCTACAGCTCGGCGTATGCCCTGTCGCTAAGTGACGGCAGACGTGTCGTATTGAAGGTGGCTCCTCCAGACAACGTGACGCGGATGAGGCATGAGAAGGACATTATGCGTGTCGAGGTTGAGGTCATGCGCATGCTGAAGCAGCAGACGGATCTCCCCTTCCCCGGCATCTATCTGTATGATCGCAGCCTGGACATCATCGATAGTGACTACTTCCTGATGGAGCATCTGAATGGCCAGCCATATCACAAGCTCAAGGACCAGTTCACCGAAGAACAGCAAGCCGCGATCGAGCATCAGCTCGGGACGCTGAACCGCCGTATCAATGCCCTGAAGGGCCCGGCCTTCGGCAGCATCATCTTCCCGGAGAAGCAGAGCACAAGCTGGCATAGCGCATTTATGATGATGGCGGAGGATGCCTTGCAAGATTGCGCGGATGCTGCTGTCGAACTTCCGGCGCCTATTGAGACGCTGCGGCAATATTTTGTCGATGGCAGGGAAGCGATGGCGGAGGTGCAGACACCTTCTCTGGTGCACTGGGATCTGTGGAATGGCAATGTGTTTGTCGATGAGCAGACAGGCAGCATCAGCGGACTCATCGATTGTGAGCGCGCCTTCTGGGGAGACCCTCTGATGGAATACTACTTCCGTCCATTCGAGAGCTCTCCCGCTTTCCTGCAGGGCTATGGCCTCCATCCACAGACAACTGCCGAGCGGGAGCGCATGCTGCGATATGATCTGTATCTTTATCTGATCCTGCATGTGGAAGGCGTGTTCCGCGGCTATAATAATCCTGAGCATCAGCAGCGGGCGCTGGAGAATCTGCAGCAGTTCTGGGGTCAAATCTCGCAGCAGACCTGA
- a CDS encoding tryptophan-rich sensory protein produces MNNNPYRYANALVFAAVIAVNALAQLLPINGLTTGELSARYPVMITPAGYVFSIWSLIYLLLAAFIVYQWRKPTRSRDTVELIGPWFILNGMLNIAWIFAWHYEYVTASVTIMLALLLSLIAIYTRIRRSTQPPTTGEKLCVYLPFSIYMGWISVATIVNITVWLYDKGWDGFGLSGEAWTVILLIIGTLLAIVIGFTFHDPAFMLVFTWAFVGIAVKQQEGPPVVYWAALIAAAAILLLALLLLLTRRPFATASRQA; encoded by the coding sequence ATGAACAATAACCCCTATCGCTATGCGAATGCCTTGGTGTTCGCTGCTGTGATCGCCGTCAATGCGCTCGCACAGCTACTCCCGATTAATGGGCTGACAACTGGCGAGCTGTCTGCACGCTACCCCGTGATGATTACTCCCGCTGGCTATGTCTTCTCGATCTGGAGTCTGATCTATCTGCTGCTGGCAGCCTTCATCGTGTACCAGTGGCGCAAGCCAACCCGCAGCCGCGACACTGTTGAGCTAATCGGACCATGGTTCATCCTAAACGGGATGTTGAACATCGCCTGGATATTCGCGTGGCATTATGAATATGTGACGGCATCGGTAACCATCATGCTCGCCCTGCTGCTTAGCCTTATCGCTATCTACACCCGAATTCGCCGCTCCACCCAGCCCCCCACAACCGGAGAGAAGCTATGTGTCTATCTGCCCTTCTCCATCTATATGGGCTGGATCAGCGTCGCCACCATCGTCAACATCACGGTATGGCTATATGATAAAGGCTGGGATGGCTTCGGCCTATCCGGTGAAGCCTGGACTGTCATCCTCCTGATCATCGGTACGCTGCTGGCCATCGTGATCGGCTTTACCTTCCATGATCCGGCATTTATGCTCGTGTTCACCTGGGCATTTGTCGGGATTGCCGTGAAGCAGCAGGAGGGACCGCCTGTTGTGTACTGGGCGGCACTGATCGCTGCGGCCGCCATCCTCCTGCTCGCACTGCTGCTTCTGCTGACACGTCGCCCCTTCGCAACAGCTTCGCGCCAGGCATAG
- a CDS encoding LTA synthase family protein, giving the protein MMIKRRMSEGRAVLHRLLEGSPLRRRGTIAALLLLLPLCLMIVTETLHRGSLTGAFEWLTDHSQVALFNYVLYFSLLALLYAIVGPIVWAAGLMSLLVTLMALISYFKLKFIGEPFFPWDLRQNKEGLNIFPYISSFSSAAKLSIVLLCIVGVFLLRLIVPKLSMSWPTRLVLGVLAACLVYGVGVQAGWAGSLSRQLGYKEIVWNQEKTYADNGLMVAFIMNVKHSIIERPDGYSDKEMSRIAQVIAQEQASPHGMEPDGADMDNGLASPSRPHVIFIMNEAFWDPTVMPDVTFSEDPIPTVRKLQQSFTSGNLLSPQFGGGTSNAEFEVLSGLSMSLLPQGAVPYQQYIGDSLPSLASYFASQGYYSMGIHPYDGWFWSRNRVYRSLGFERFRSKTGFENPQTRGFYISDKEVTEHIIDEVRTSERPMFIYAVTMQNHGPYTKQRYKEHEVQVEGQLTEEARQILETYTQGVRDADNALAQLIAYFEQSNEPVIIVFYGDHLPMLGAEYSVYVQGGLISSPQAADWSLEERKRMRSVPFVTWSNLAMERQVYPVLSNTFLGSVILDSLQMKKPAQFALGARLARELPGMTGPLYADSQEKLYSKIPDQAASLVNDFRLLQYDLLFGKRYVANAIDSEYIYNPPQENYKME; this is encoded by the coding sequence ATGATGATCAAGAGACGGATGTCTGAGGGGCGTGCTGTGTTGCACCGCCTGCTGGAGGGAAGCCCACTGCGAAGGCGTGGCACGATTGCAGCGCTGCTGCTGCTGCTTCCGCTCTGTCTGATGATCGTGACGGAGACATTGCACCGCGGTTCCCTGACGGGAGCATTCGAATGGTTAACGGATCATAGCCAGGTGGCATTATTCAATTACGTGCTCTACTTCAGTTTGTTGGCACTCCTCTACGCCATCGTGGGCCCGATCGTCTGGGCGGCCGGTCTGATGTCCTTGCTGGTAACGTTGATGGCATTAATCAGTTATTTCAAATTAAAGTTCATCGGGGAGCCGTTCTTTCCATGGGATCTCCGGCAGAATAAAGAGGGACTCAATATATTCCCGTATATCTCCAGCTTCTCAAGCGCAGCCAAACTGTCCATAGTGCTGCTCTGCATCGTTGGTGTCTTCCTGCTGCGCCTGATCGTACCCAAGCTTTCGATGTCATGGCCGACGCGGCTCGTATTGGGTGTGCTGGCCGCCTGCCTGGTGTACGGTGTTGGGGTACAGGCAGGGTGGGCGGGCAGCCTGTCAAGGCAGCTCGGCTATAAAGAAATCGTATGGAATCAGGAGAAGACCTATGCGGACAACGGGCTGATGGTTGCTTTTATAATGAATGTGAAGCATTCCATCATTGAGCGTCCAGATGGGTACAGCGATAAGGAGATGTCACGCATCGCCCAAGTGATTGCACAGGAGCAGGCTTCACCTCATGGTATGGAGCCAGATGGAGCAGATATGGATAACGGCCTGGCAAGTCCATCAAGACCTCATGTCATCTTCATTATGAACGAGGCATTTTGGGACCCGACGGTGATGCCGGATGTGACCTTCAGTGAGGATCCGATACCAACGGTACGGAAGCTGCAACAGTCGTTCACCTCTGGTAACCTGTTGTCTCCCCAATTCGGTGGAGGAACCAGCAATGCGGAGTTCGAGGTGTTGTCTGGTCTATCGATGAGTCTGCTGCCACAGGGCGCAGTCCCGTACCAGCAGTATATTGGCGATTCCTTGCCCTCCTTGGCCTCTTATTTCGCATCTCAGGGCTATTATAGTATGGGCATCCATCCGTATGATGGCTGGTTTTGGAGTCGCAACCGGGTCTATCGATCCTTGGGCTTCGAGCGCTTCAGGAGCAAGACAGGCTTTGAAAATCCACAAACGAGAGGGTTCTATATTTCGGACAAGGAGGTAACGGAACATATTATCGACGAGGTGAGGACATCCGAACGGCCGATGTTCATCTATGCGGTTACGATGCAGAATCATGGTCCATACACAAAGCAGCGCTACAAAGAGCATGAGGTGCAGGTTGAAGGGCAACTGACCGAGGAAGCAAGGCAGATATTGGAGACGTATACTCAAGGCGTGCGTGATGCGGACAACGCCCTGGCGCAACTGATTGCATATTTTGAGCAGTCCAATGAGCCTGTCATCATTGTGTTCTATGGGGATCATCTGCCGATGCTAGGAGCGGAATATTCTGTCTATGTACAGGGCGGACTCATCTCCAGTCCTCAGGCAGCAGATTGGTCCTTGGAGGAGCGGAAGCGGATGCGCAGTGTCCCGTTCGTTACATGGAGCAATCTGGCGATGGAGAGGCAGGTCTATCCTGTGCTGAGCAACACGTTTCTGGGCTCGGTTATATTGGATAGCCTGCAGATGAAGAAGCCCGCGCAGTTCGCGCTCGGCGCTCGTCTGGCGCGGGAGCTTCCGGGGATGACAGGGCCGCTCTATGCGGATAGTCAGGAGAAGTTGTATTCCAAAATCCCGGATCAGGCTGCTTCTCTAGTGAATGACTTCCGTCTGCTGCAATATGATCTGCTATTCGGCAAGCGCTATGTGGCGAATGCGATCGATAGCGAGTATATCTATAATCCCCCGCAGGAAAATTATAAGATGGAATAA
- the clpP gene encoding ATP-dependent Clp endopeptidase proteolytic subunit ClpP, producing the protein MNLMPYVVEQSSKGERSYDIYSRLLKDRIIMVSGQIQDEMANSIVAQLLFLAADDPKRDVQMYINCPGGSVTAGFAIYDTMQHIQPDVSTICTGLAASFGAFLLAGGTKGKRCALPNSEIMIHQPLGGAQGQAADIMIHADWILKTREKINLILSERTGQPVQKVERDSDRDYFMNAQAALDYGLIDTIIQRAKP; encoded by the coding sequence ATGAATCTGATGCCCTACGTTGTCGAGCAAAGCAGCAAAGGCGAACGAAGCTATGATATTTATTCCCGGCTGCTGAAGGACCGAATCATTATGGTAAGCGGGCAGATACAGGATGAGATGGCTAATTCCATCGTGGCTCAGCTACTGTTTCTCGCTGCTGATGATCCCAAGAGAGATGTTCAGATGTACATTAATTGCCCCGGCGGCTCGGTGACAGCGGGATTTGCCATCTACGATACGATGCAGCATATACAGCCGGATGTATCTACGATCTGTACAGGACTGGCCGCCAGCTTCGGCGCGTTCCTGCTCGCTGGCGGAACCAAAGGCAAGCGCTGCGCACTGCCTAACAGTGAAATTATGATCCACCAGCCACTAGGCGGTGCCCAAGGTCAGGCTGCCGATATTATGATTCATGCCGACTGGATCTTGAAGACGCGCGAGAAGATCAATCTTATTCTGTCTGAGCGTACCGGCCAGCCTGTTCAGAAGGTAGAGCGCGATTCCGACCGCGATTACTTCATGAATGCCCAGGCCGCACTAGACTATGGGCTCATCGACACCATTATTCAGCGAGCCAAGCCATAG
- a CDS encoding FAD-dependent oxidoreductase, whose protein sequence is MKMKLGLLFMSLLALCTIIIWLGPDTKSKKKLERNEQLEAMDVDRYTTVDHEEYNVIVAGTDPEGVMAAIAAARNGMKVLLVEGRDRDRLGGLFTLGGLNTLDLNLSPIKPLLPFDLKVLNKGLFSEWLDQVEGTSFDTSSAAKVFYRMVKNEPNIELLMRAGELKPIVESKGQTRQVTGIEAVSPDGTVKRYHAPVVIDATQDADIAAAAGAPFMVGREDMGNKEARTAVTLVIKIQGITDDVWDSFGKRESSGRFGTTIWGFPEAADYVASDPERIRVRSLNIGRQADGTALINAMMIFGVDPLDSRSREEAYELGKQEAPRFIEYMRQSVPEFQPVEYAGVAEELYVRESRHIMGEYYLTIYDLMENRDHYDAIAYGSYQVDLHSTGSKDAGYILMKPIQYGVPFRALVPLQVDQLLVVGRSASYHSMAHGSARVVPLGMATGQAAGVAAAMSIRDGVTVRELSQTREAMAKLRGLLVEQGVDLEMHAVDTPSYLQHRAARGLLTAIDLLLATGGYNNEGFKLDEYSNVMRMLGYTPKLKRAFPDHFAGDPVLAVEGLRREEMKELPLSLERAIHMLAATMGVDQRNWTVQHYVDQGWLSAETLEVIEDSSALKNGEVFLVIDDVLRRYAQYSEHYWEERHTSRLSAKEGADAA, encoded by the coding sequence ATGAAGATGAAGCTGGGTTTGTTGTTTATGTCACTCCTTGCATTATGTACAATCATTATATGGTTGGGACCTGATACGAAGAGCAAGAAGAAGCTGGAGAGAAATGAGCAGTTGGAAGCGATGGACGTAGACCGTTATACAACTGTGGATCATGAAGAATACAATGTGATTGTTGCGGGTACAGACCCGGAGGGGGTTATGGCCGCCATTGCTGCCGCGCGCAATGGCATGAAGGTGCTGTTGGTGGAGGGACGCGATCGTGACCGTCTGGGCGGCTTGTTCACGCTGGGAGGATTGAATACACTGGATTTGAACCTTTCGCCGATCAAGCCGTTGTTGCCGTTTGATTTAAAGGTGCTTAATAAAGGGCTATTCAGCGAATGGCTGGATCAGGTCGAGGGCACCTCCTTCGATACGAGCTCAGCAGCGAAGGTGTTCTATCGAATGGTGAAGAACGAACCCAATATCGAACTGCTCATGCGAGCCGGGGAGCTGAAGCCGATCGTGGAGAGCAAGGGGCAGACGCGGCAGGTAACGGGAATCGAAGCTGTCAGCCCGGATGGAACCGTGAAGCGCTATCATGCTCCAGTCGTTATCGACGCTACGCAGGATGCAGATATTGCAGCCGCGGCTGGCGCCCCATTTATGGTTGGACGAGAGGACATGGGGAATAAGGAAGCGAGGACGGCGGTCACTCTGGTCATTAAGATTCAAGGCATAACGGATGACGTATGGGATTCCTTCGGCAAGCGAGAGAGCAGTGGACGGTTCGGCACGACCATCTGGGGCTTTCCTGAGGCAGCAGACTATGTCGCCTCCGACCCGGAACGAATACGTGTTCGCTCACTGAATATCGGTCGCCAGGCAGACGGAACTGCGCTGATTAATGCGATGATGATATTCGGTGTTGATCCACTAGATTCCAGATCGCGTGAAGAAGCTTATGAGCTTGGCAAGCAGGAGGCACCGCGCTTCATTGAATACATGAGGCAGAGCGTCCCCGAGTTCCAGCCGGTGGAATACGCAGGTGTAGCGGAGGAGCTGTATGTGCGGGAAAGCCGCCATATTATGGGGGAATACTATCTGACGATTTACGATCTGATGGAGAATCGTGATCATTATGACGCCATAGCGTATGGCTCGTATCAGGTCGATCTGCACAGTACAGGCTCTAAGGATGCCGGATACATCCTGATGAAGCCGATTCAGTACGGTGTACCGTTCCGTGCGCTCGTCCCGCTTCAGGTGGATCAGTTACTCGTTGTTGGCCGTTCGGCAAGCTATCATTCCATGGCTCATGGCAGCGCTCGTGTTGTGCCGCTCGGCATGGCGACGGGGCAAGCGGCGGGAGTGGCAGCCGCGATGTCGATTCGGGATGGGGTTACGGTGCGGGAGCTATCGCAAACAAGGGAAGCGATGGCCAAGCTCCGCGGGTTGCTCGTAGAGCAAGGTGTGGATCTGGAGATGCATGCTGTGGATACACCGAGCTATCTGCAGCATAGGGCGGCCCGCGGCTTACTCACGGCAATCGATCTGCTACTTGCAACGGGAGGCTATAATAATGAAGGTTTCAAATTGGATGAATATTCCAATGTGATGCGCATGCTTGGTTATACGCCCAAGCTGAAACGTGCGTTCCCTGATCATTTTGCAGGAGATCCTGTTTTAGCTGTGGAGGGGCTTAGACGGGAGGAGATGAAGGAGCTTCCGCTCTCACTGGAGCGGGCGATTCACATGTTGGCTGCTACCATGGGAGTGGATCAGCGCAATTGGACGGTGCAGCATTATGTCGATCAAGGCTGGCTGTCTGCCGAAACGCTGGAGGTTATCGAGGACTCGTCGGCATTGAAGAATGGAGAGGTATTCCTCGTCATAGATGATGTGCTGCGGCGGTATGCCCAATATTCGGAGCATTACTGGGAGGAGAGGCATACCTCGCGACTAAGCGCGAAGGAAGGGGCGGACGCGGCATGA
- a CDS encoding AraC family transcriptional regulator produces the protein MTQPWPHRRIAFSLSAEQSLPIIVESIGLNDDQEPISRPEGFPLYHWLQTMEGEGELSLGGHSIPLPQHSGILLPPGVPHSYAASSARWETMYLTFGGIAAPSMLASLGMQEAAFFRWERDSICGTLLLSMLERLESVVDMFGLEASIDAYRFLGTLSKFGRLHQNTSVQRNVEKLQPLIEWMEQHYGNPAIGLDDLAAVLGISGRYLSTLFNQTFGVSPYGYLIHVRLRKAKERLIGGSACTVARIAGEVGFRDVSHFVATFRRTVGMTPEQFRNLH, from the coding sequence ATGACTCAGCCATGGCCGCATCGGCGGATTGCCTTCTCGCTGTCTGCCGAGCAGTCGTTGCCAATCATCGTCGAGAGCATCGGGCTGAATGACGATCAGGAGCCGATCAGCCGTCCAGAGGGGTTTCCTCTCTATCACTGGCTCCAGACGATGGAAGGGGAGGGGGAGCTGTCGCTTGGCGGGCACAGCATCCCGCTGCCGCAGCATAGCGGCATCCTGCTGCCGCCAGGAGTGCCGCACAGCTACGCGGCCTCCTCTGCGCGGTGGGAGACGATGTATCTTACCTTCGGCGGGATCGCCGCGCCAAGCATGCTGGCATCGCTCGGTATGCAGGAGGCGGCCTTCTTTCGCTGGGAACGCGATTCCATCTGTGGCACACTGCTGTTGTCGATGCTGGAGCGACTGGAATCGGTTGTCGATATGTTCGGCCTGGAGGCCTCCATCGATGCGTACCGATTCTTGGGCACCTTGAGCAAATTCGGGCGGCTGCACCAGAATACGTCGGTACAGCGCAATGTGGAGAAGCTACAGCCGCTTATTGAATGGATGGAGCAGCACTATGGGAATCCAGCTATTGGTCTTGATGATCTAGCGGCTGTTCTCGGCATATCGGGACGCTACCTAAGTACCTTGTTTAATCAGACCTTTGGCGTGTCGCCCTACGGATATTTGATCCATGTACGGCTACGCAAGGCGAAGGAACGGCTAATCGGGGGGAGCGCGTGCACCGTCGCCCGCATCGCAGGCGAAGTAGGCTTTCGGGATGTGAGCCACTTTGTCGCTACCTTTCGCAGGACAGTCGGCATGACGCCCGAGCAATTCCGCAATCTGCATTAG
- a CDS encoding beta-galactosidase — protein sequence MINTALPKIWYGGDYNPEQWGPEEWAEDVRMFKLAGIDVVTLNVFSWAMTQPAEDIYDFSGLDATMDRMHQNGIYVCLATGTGAHPAWMARKYPDVLRVDYQGRKRAFGGRHNSCPSSPTYRRYSQAMAARLAERYKHHPALLIWHVSNEYGGYCYCSACAVQFRNWLQQRYSSLEAVNRAWNTRFWGHTFYEWEEIVPPNELSEEWSGNRTNFQGISLDYRRFQSDSLLDCYKLEYDALKAQTPHIPVTTNLMGLYPELDYFKWAQHLDVVSWDNYPSLDTPVSLTAMTHDLMRGLKAGQPFMIMEQTPSQQNWQPYNSLKRPGVMRLWSYQGVARGADTVMFFQLRRSVGACEKYHGAVIEHVGHEHTRVFRECAALGAELEALGDSLLDARVPAKVAIVFDWENRWAIQLSSGPSIALDYVAEVHKYYKALFDQHIQVDMIGVEQDLTGYDVVIAPVLYMVKPGYASKLEQYVSAGGIFLTTFFSGIVNENDLVTTGGYPGELRRLLGIWAEEIDALLPGHTNEIVLQQSWGALEGRYECGILCDLIHAEGAEVLASYGTDFYAGMPAVTVNTFGQGKAYYIASSPDEAFLSGLLRNLCADRGIRPLVEATEGVEAAVRAKDGHELLFLMNHRPESAKIMLQEGSYLNMLTQQTVQGEVELSGRDVLILKK from the coding sequence ATGATTAACACAGCATTACCGAAAATCTGGTACGGCGGAGACTATAATCCCGAGCAATGGGGCCCCGAGGAATGGGCAGAGGATGTCCGCATGTTCAAGCTCGCCGGCATCGATGTCGTCACCTTGAACGTTTTCTCCTGGGCTATGACACAGCCTGCCGAGGACATCTATGACTTCAGCGGCCTGGACGCAACGATGGACAGAATGCATCAGAACGGAATCTACGTCTGCCTTGCTACCGGCACCGGTGCGCATCCGGCCTGGATGGCGCGCAAATACCCGGATGTGCTGCGCGTCGACTATCAGGGTCGCAAGCGCGCCTTCGGCGGACGCCATAATTCATGTCCGAGCAGTCCAACGTATCGCCGCTATTCACAAGCGATGGCGGCGAGGCTGGCCGAGCGCTACAAGCATCACCCGGCACTTCTCATCTGGCATGTATCCAACGAATACGGCGGCTATTGCTACTGTAGTGCATGCGCCGTGCAATTCCGCAACTGGCTGCAGCAGCGCTACAGCTCGCTAGAGGCAGTGAACCGCGCATGGAACACCCGCTTCTGGGGTCATACCTTCTACGAATGGGAGGAGATCGTCCCGCCTAACGAGCTAAGCGAGGAATGGAGCGGCAACCGGACTAATTTCCAGGGCATTTCACTCGATTATCGCCGCTTTCAGTCCGACAGTCTGTTAGACTGCTACAAGCTCGAGTATGACGCGCTGAAGGCCCAGACACCGCACATTCCGGTGACTACCAATCTGATGGGACTGTACCCGGAGCTGGATTATTTCAAATGGGCGCAGCATCTGGATGTCGTCTCCTGGGATAACTACCCCTCCCTGGATACCCCCGTCAGCCTGACCGCCATGACCCATGATCTGATGCGCGGCCTCAAGGCCGGGCAGCCATTCATGATTATGGAGCAGACGCCGAGCCAGCAGAACTGGCAGCCCTATAACTCCTTGAAGCGTCCCGGCGTCATGCGCCTATGGAGCTATCAGGGTGTGGCGCGCGGGGCTGATACGGTCATGTTCTTCCAGTTGCGCCGCTCCGTTGGCGCATGCGAGAAGTATCACGGCGCTGTCATCGAGCATGTCGGTCATGAGCACACCCGGGTATTCAGAGAATGCGCTGCGCTAGGAGCCGAGCTGGAGGCACTGGGCGATTCACTGCTGGACGCTCGCGTCCCTGCCAAGGTGGCCATCGTGTTCGATTGGGAGAATCGATGGGCGATTCAACTGTCGAGCGGCCCGTCCATTGCACTCGACTACGTGGCCGAAGTGCACAAATACTACAAAGCCTTATTTGACCAACATATTCAAGTTGACATGATTGGCGTGGAGCAGGATCTGACCGGCTATGATGTGGTGATCGCGCCCGTGCTATACATGGTGAAGCCCGGCTATGCTTCGAAGCTGGAGCAATATGTGAGCGCCGGGGGGATCTTCCTGACCACCTTCTTCAGCGGCATCGTCAATGAGAACGATCTGGTCACGACAGGCGGCTACCCTGGCGAGCTGCGCAGGCTGCTTGGCATCTGGGCGGAGGAAATCGATGCGCTGCTGCCCGGTCATACGAATGAGATTGTGCTCCAGCAGTCATGGGGCGCACTTGAAGGGCGCTATGAATGCGGCATTCTGTGTGATCTTATCCATGCGGAGGGCGCAGAAGTGCTCGCATCCTACGGCACTGATTTCTATGCGGGCATGCCTGCTGTAACGGTCAACACCTTCGGTCAGGGTAAAGCCTACTATATCGCCTCCAGCCCGGACGAAGCCTTTCTCAGCGGCTTGCTGCGCAATCTGTGTGCAGACAGGGGCATTCGCCCGCTTGTCGAGGCGACTGAAGGTGTGGAAGCGGCTGTACGTGCGAAGGATGGGCACGAGCTGCTGTTTCTGATGAATCACCGTCCAGAGTCTGCCAAGATTATGCTGCAAGAGGGCAGCTATCTGAACATGCTCACTCAGCAGACTGTACAGGGAGAAGTGGAGCTATCTGGCCGAGATGTGCTCATTCTAAAAAAATAA
- a CDS encoding RNA polymerase sigma factor — protein MTITPYKCDLAWNTIEPLRSAVLYKELLSYCRRLTRSKEEAEDLAHDAWVRALRRPEGGENHPQPMAYLKRIAKNRWTDLVRRQCHYEQNVAPLMMSGFIPTSQEPTDAPHSVETAVRLLVRKLSPVQRTIFLLRDCIGLTAPETAALLSMTEGAVKAALHRARGALAKSRLVAEETPWEESNVTEHHEEAMLVLAYCRALQVEDVSLIARLMNHPQPDMPVLLGQAAIYAHRGRRSVVPQSRLAA, from the coding sequence ATGACAATAACCCCATATAAGTGTGACCTAGCATGGAACACAATAGAGCCATTGCGTTCTGCCGTACTGTATAAGGAATTGCTGAGCTATTGCCGAAGATTAACAAGGTCCAAGGAGGAAGCCGAAGACCTGGCTCATGATGCCTGGGTACGGGCGCTGAGGCGGCCTGAGGGTGGGGAGAACCATCCTCAACCGATGGCCTATCTCAAGCGGATTGCCAAAAACCGCTGGACTGACCTTGTTCGCCGTCAGTGTCATTATGAGCAGAACGTCGCGCCGTTAATGATGTCCGGCTTCATTCCCACATCGCAGGAGCCAACAGATGCTCCCCACAGCGTGGAGACGGCCGTGAGGCTGCTGGTGAGGAAGCTATCTCCTGTACAGCGTACCATATTTTTGCTGCGTGATTGCATAGGACTGACAGCCCCGGAGACTGCCGCGTTGCTAAGCATGACAGAGGGCGCAGTCAAGGCAGCGCTGCACCGCGCCCGAGGCGCACTTGCCAAGAGCAGGCTGGTGGCGGAGGAAACTCCTTGGGAGGAGAGCAATGTCACTGAGCATCATGAAGAGGCAATGCTCGTACTCGCTTATTGCCGGGCACTGCAGGTTGAGGACGTATCGCTCATTGCCAGGCTGATGAACCATCCGCAGCCGGATATGCCGGTGCTGCTCGGCCAGGCTGCGATTTACGCCCACAGAGGCCGCAGATCAGTTGTACCGCAGTCCAGACTGGCGGCATAA
- a CDS encoding helix-turn-helix transcriptional regulator, producing the protein MNKRQMAIMAIMDSRTKFTARELAERFHVSVRTIQRDLDSLQEIGFPLYAELGAHGGYRVLKNRILPPLQLTQHEALGLFLMLQVLENISDFPFSSIRAHLSDHYLASLPADVKDTVGALRDYVVFLQQQATPPSPCTTEVLQAAMERKELSFDYAAPSGRKQVRAFPLGLYLEHGLWYMPASNRGRIILYRVDRMERAMISEKQCMELPMLREWLDKPESRPGKPVVLEFTSFGARLDNSFSLPPEGGQWTGHVPPEELDFLARRLLQYGPHVRVVEPCELRDKVRDLLRQALDHYEDD; encoded by the coding sequence ATGAACAAGCGGCAGATGGCGATTATGGCGATCATGGATTCGCGCACCAAGTTTACGGCCAGGGAGCTGGCAGAGCGGTTTCATGTTTCCGTCAGAACGATTCAGCGCGATCTCGATTCCTTGCAGGAGATCGGTTTTCCGCTCTATGCAGAATTGGGAGCGCATGGCGGCTACCGGGTGCTGAAGAACCGGATTTTGCCACCTCTCCAGCTTACACAGCATGAAGCGCTCGGCTTGTTCCTGATGCTGCAGGTCTTAGAGAACATCAGCGATTTTCCGTTCTCCTCTATCCGTGCTCATCTGTCTGACCACTACCTCGCATCATTGCCAGCCGATGTAAAGGATACGGTCGGTGCGCTCCGCGATTATGTCGTCTTTCTGCAGCAGCAGGCGACCCCGCCTTCGCCGTGTACGACCGAGGTGCTGCAGGCCGCGATGGAGCGCAAGGAGTTGTCCTTTGACTACGCTGCTCCGTCAGGGCGTAAGCAGGTGCGGGCTTTCCCGCTAGGCCTGTACCTGGAGCATGGGCTGTGGTACATGCCCGCCAGCAATAGAGGGCGGATCATTCTCTACCGCGTCGACCGAATGGAACGGGCGATGATCAGCGAGAAACAGTGCATGGAATTGCCCATGCTGCGCGAGTGGCTGGATAAGCCGGAGTCGCGGCCGGGCAAGCCGGTCGTACTGGAGTTCACATCTTTCGGAGCCCGGCTCGACAACAGCTTCTCCCTGCCGCCCGAGGGCGGCCAGTGGACAGGCCATGTCCCCCCCGAGGAGCTGGACTTTCTCGCACGCAGACTGCTGCAGTACGGCCCGCATGTGAGGGTGGTGGAGCCATGCGAGCTGCGGGACAAGGTGAGAGACCTGCTGCGCCAGGCACTGGATCACTATGAGGACGATTGA